The following DNA comes from Calditrichota bacterium.
TACGAAAGCTTCCTCAGCGGGAAGTTGCAGGACTTTGAGTATCCGGAAGAGAAAGTGGCGGAGGCGCTCAAGCGCCTACCTGTCGTGTCCTAAGTGCCTTCGGCCACGCATCGCGGAGGAAGGCCCATGGTCGTGGTGATGGACGACAACGCAACCCCGGAAGACATTCAGGCGGTGGAAGACAAGCTCGTGGCCCTTGGCTTTCGGGTACACCGCTCCACCGGCGTGAACCGCACCATCCTCGGTGCCATTGGTGACAAGCGAGGGGTGGACACGCGCGACTTGGAGGTGATGCGCGGCGTGCATGAGGTGCTGCGCATCACCGAGCCGTACAAGCTGGCCAGCCGGGCATTTCACCCCTTGGACACGGTGGTGCGGGTCAGGGACGTGGAGGTTGGGGGCGAGGAAGTCGTGGTGATGGCCGGCCCCTGTGCGGTGGAGAGCGAGGCGCAAATCTACGAGGTTGCCGGCTTGGTGAAGAAGGCAGGGGCGCGCGTGCTTCGTGGCGGTGCCTTCAAACCGCGGACCTCGCCTTATAGCTTCCAGGGGCTGGGCGAAGAAGGGTTGCGCTTTCTGCGCAACGCGGCTCAGGCGCACGGTTTGGCGACGGTCTCGGAGGTCATGGAGGCGCGGGACGTGGAGATGGTCGCCTTGTACGTGGACCTCCTCCAGATTGGCGCGCGCAACATGCAGAATTTCTCCTTGCTCAAAGAGGCAGGTCGAGCGGGCAAGCCAGTGCTCTTGAAGAGGGGTATGGCGGCCACCATCGAGGAGTGGCTCATGGCGGCAGAGCACATCATGGCCGCCGGGAACGCGCAAGTGGTGCTGTGCGAACGTGGCATTCGCACCTTCGAAACCTACACGCGCAACACCATGGACATCTCGGCGATACCGGTGGTGAAGAAGCGGAGCCATCTGCCCATCATTGCCGATCCTAGCCACGGCACTGGCCTGCGCGACAAGGTGGCGCCCATGGCGCGCGCGGCAGTGGCGGCCGGAGCCGACGGGCTGCTGGTCGAAGTGCACCCGCGTCCGGACGAGGCGCTCTCCGATGGCGCACAGTCCCTGCTGCCTGAGCAGTTCGCCCACCTGATGGAGGAGCTGCGCATCATCGCCTGGGCCATTGGCAGAAGGGTGGCGGAGCCGCAATGAGC
Coding sequences within:
- the aroF gene encoding 3-deoxy-7-phosphoheptulonate synthase, producing MVVVMDDNATPEDIQAVEDKLVALGFRVHRSTGVNRTILGAIGDKRGVDTRDLEVMRGVHEVLRITEPYKLASRAFHPLDTVVRVRDVEVGGEEVVVMAGPCAVESEAQIYEVAGLVKKAGARVLRGGAFKPRTSPYSFQGLGEEGLRFLRNAAQAHGLATVSEVMEARDVEMVALYVDLLQIGARNMQNFSLLKEAGRAGKPVLLKRGMAATIEEWLMAAEHIMAAGNAQVVLCERGIRTFETYTRNTMDISAIPVVKKRSHLPIIADPSHGTGLRDKVAPMARAAVAAGADGLLVEVHPRPDEALSDGAQSLLPEQFAHLMEELRIIAWAIGRRVAEPQ